A genomic stretch from Juglans microcarpa x Juglans regia isolate MS1-56 chromosome 3S, Jm3101_v1.0, whole genome shotgun sequence includes:
- the LOC121258578 gene encoding uncharacterized protein LOC121258578, with the protein MKRMGIAKLYCLALVLALALGLSSAARAPRLRTHHVKFVNQLDNKVLNVNCKNEKPYIDLTLQILLPKQEYEFKYNVARGMNFRCDLRHGSTSRIFTVSDAITKRECGGNHCVWKAEDTGISLLNSKTNQYKFKYGWGN; encoded by the coding sequence ATGAAGCGCATGGGAATTGCCAAGTTGTATTGCCTTGCACTCGTCCTCGCCTTGGCCTTGGGCCTGAGCAGCGCGGCAAGGGCTCCCCGCTTGAGGACGCACCATGTGAAGTTCGTCAACCAACTTGACAACAAAGTGCTTAACGTCAACTGCAAAAACGAGAAACCATACATCGATCTGACCCTTCAAATTCTTTTACCAAAGCAGGAGTATGAGTTCAAATACAATGTTGCACGCGGCATGAATTTCAGGTGCGATCTGCGACATGGGTCTACAAGCAGAATTTTCACCGTCAGTGATGCAATAACAAAGAGAGAGTGCGGTGGAAACCATTGCGTCTGGAAAGCAGAAGATACTGGAATTTCCCTACTTAACAGTAAAACGAACCAGTATAAGTTTAAATATGGCTGGGGAAATTGA